One genomic segment of Stigmatella erecta includes these proteins:
- a CDS encoding ATP-binding protein yields MSQGRGGRSEWFELSEEGWRRSNRARPLGQLVREALQNAFDQRARRVKVRLAEDEVRIEDDAPTGLARDEFAFTVFLGEKDTPPTWRGRKGRGLKEMIAASDHAEVETVGRTLVFDSAGRHVKPNTRQVGTCLRLFRRTGVREREAAVQLLRLTIPPPGVELVINGRAVRPPRAKDSLQDCLLETVELHHGVERYTERAARVDLYHPRPGETPHLFELGLPVEAHHLPWHVDVQQRIPLAAERDAARDAYKRTLAAILLESMAPELTRQELSGAWVTEVLAHFSLGPEALEAYVAKVLPARAVLSVGPRVDDRARQLGAKVVDLRGMPLSALEQLETLVESADAYVERMEGPPRDVLVHPGARAQHLVELVRRLSRELTGREVGVEFFERKVRDPSARVDAEYDRERHLLRVNVRGQVRLDDPLDPETLGIILHELAHEAGDEHDFGFIHRLETLAGRAMRCLVDQPGFLTPSASPKKRVGGSTRL; encoded by the coding sequence ATGAGCCAGGGCCGGGGCGGCCGTTCGGAGTGGTTCGAGTTGTCGGAAGAGGGCTGGCGGCGCTCCAATCGCGCCCGGCCGCTCGGTCAGCTCGTGCGCGAGGCACTGCAGAACGCGTTCGATCAGCGGGCCCGCCGGGTGAAGGTGCGCCTGGCGGAGGACGAGGTCCGCATCGAGGACGACGCCCCCACGGGGCTGGCGCGCGACGAGTTCGCCTTCACCGTCTTCCTCGGGGAGAAGGACACGCCGCCCACGTGGCGGGGCCGCAAGGGCCGTGGCCTGAAGGAGATGATCGCCGCGAGCGACCACGCCGAGGTGGAGACGGTGGGGCGCACGCTCGTCTTCGACAGCGCCGGACGCCATGTGAAACCCAATACGCGCCAGGTGGGCACGTGCCTGCGGCTCTTCCGCCGCACGGGCGTCCGCGAGCGCGAGGCGGCCGTCCAGTTGTTGCGCCTCACCATCCCCCCTCCGGGCGTGGAGCTGGTCATCAACGGGCGTGCGGTCCGTCCTCCGCGTGCGAAGGACTCGCTGCAGGACTGCCTGCTGGAGACGGTGGAGCTGCACCATGGGGTGGAGCGGTACACCGAGCGGGCGGCCCGGGTGGACCTCTACCACCCGCGCCCTGGCGAGACGCCGCACCTCTTCGAGCTGGGCCTGCCGGTGGAGGCGCATCACCTTCCGTGGCATGTCGATGTGCAGCAGCGCATTCCGCTGGCGGCCGAGCGCGATGCGGCGAGGGATGCCTACAAGCGCACGCTGGCGGCCATCCTCCTTGAGTCGATGGCGCCCGAGCTGACCCGCCAGGAGTTGTCGGGGGCGTGGGTGACCGAGGTGCTGGCGCACTTCTCCCTCGGCCCGGAAGCGCTCGAGGCCTATGTGGCGAAGGTGCTGCCGGCCCGGGCGGTGCTGTCGGTGGGGCCCCGGGTGGATGACCGGGCGCGTCAGCTCGGGGCGAAGGTGGTGGACCTGCGGGGGATGCCGCTCTCCGCGCTGGAGCAGCTCGAGACCCTCGTGGAGTCCGCGGACGCGTACGTGGAGCGGATGGAGGGGCCTCCGCGGGACGTCCTGGTGCACCCCGGTGCCCGCGCCCAGCACCTCGTGGAGCTGGTGCGCCGGCTGTCGCGGGAGCTCACCGGCCGGGAGGTGGGGGTGGAGTTCTTCGAGCGCAAGGTGCGTGACCCCAGCGCCCGGGTGGATGCGGAATACGACCGCGAGCGGCACCTGCTGCGGGTGAACGTGCGGGGCCAGGTGCGGCTGGATGATCCGCTGGATCCGGAAACGCTCGGCATCATCCTGCATGAGCTGGCGCACGAGGCGGGCGACGAGCACGACTTCGGCTTCATCCACCGGCTGGAGACGCTTGCCGGGAGGGCGATGCGCTGCCTGGTGGATCAGCCCGGTTTCCTGACGCCCTCCGCGAGCCCGAAGAAGCGGGTGGGCGGAAGCACCCGTTTGTAA
- a CDS encoding MATE family efflux transporter gives MDVPQPALGLFRLTWPIFLELLLFMLMGTSDVLMLSGVSDDAVSAAGVVNQYIFLCILIMNVISHGASIVVAQYLGARRSSEASRISAVAIMMNLMLGLVVSAALLSLGDFILGRMNLEGTVLVHARDYMRIAGGFIFLQALINVLAGLIRTYGFTRHSMFVSLGMNLLHVLCNYALIFGHFGMPEMGVAGAAVSTGISRAAALVVFAWLLYRVMDVRMVPRDFVAFPGEYIRKILKVGVPAAIEQVTYHSCQTVFLYFVTFLGPVALASRQYAMAISQYVFLCSLAIGMGTAIVVGRMVGARQPDEAFRRALQSLRWAVAITVLVDVLVILMRQPLVSLFTDNGDIVLLTAKLILLSLVLESGRSFNLVLVNALRAAGDAQFTVYMALLSMVCMSLPLGYTLVFKFQLGLPGIWLAIAADEWMRGLIFWYRWKSRAWEQKSLVEPQAEAVPVALGG, from the coding sequence ATGGACGTACCGCAACCCGCCCTGGGGCTCTTCCGGCTGACCTGGCCCATCTTCCTGGAGCTGTTGTTGTTCATGCTGATGGGCACCTCGGACGTGCTCATGCTCAGCGGTGTGTCTGACGACGCCGTCTCCGCTGCGGGCGTGGTCAACCAGTACATCTTCCTGTGCATTCTCATCATGAATGTCATCAGCCACGGTGCCTCCATCGTCGTGGCGCAGTATCTCGGCGCGCGCAGGAGTTCCGAGGCCTCCCGCATCTCGGCCGTGGCCATCATGATGAACCTGATGCTCGGGCTGGTGGTGAGCGCGGCGCTGCTGTCACTGGGTGACTTCATCCTGGGCCGGATGAACCTGGAAGGCACGGTGCTGGTCCACGCCCGGGACTACATGCGGATCGCCGGCGGCTTCATCTTCCTGCAAGCCCTCATCAACGTGCTGGCCGGGCTCATCCGCACCTACGGCTTCACGCGGCACTCCATGTTCGTGTCGCTGGGGATGAACCTGCTGCACGTGCTGTGCAACTACGCCCTGATCTTCGGACACTTCGGGATGCCGGAGATGGGGGTCGCGGGGGCCGCGGTGTCCACGGGGATCAGCCGGGCCGCCGCGCTCGTGGTCTTCGCGTGGCTGCTCTACCGGGTGATGGACGTGCGGATGGTGCCTCGGGACTTCGTGGCCTTCCCCGGGGAGTACATCCGGAAGATCCTGAAGGTGGGCGTCCCCGCGGCCATCGAGCAGGTCACCTACCACTCCTGCCAGACGGTGTTCCTGTACTTCGTCACGTTCCTGGGACCCGTGGCGCTGGCGTCCCGGCAGTACGCGATGGCCATCTCCCAGTACGTCTTCCTGTGCAGCCTGGCCATTGGCATGGGGACGGCCATCGTGGTGGGGCGGATGGTGGGCGCGCGCCAGCCGGACGAGGCCTTCCGGCGGGCCCTGCAGAGCCTGCGGTGGGCGGTGGCGATCACCGTCCTGGTGGACGTGCTCGTCATCCTGATGCGCCAGCCGCTGGTGAGCCTGTTCACGGACAACGGGGACATCGTGCTGTTGACGGCGAAGCTCATCCTGCTGAGCCTGGTGCTGGAGTCCGGCCGCTCCTTCAACCTCGTCCTGGTGAACGCCCTGCGCGCCGCCGGGGACGCGCAGTTCACCGTCTACATGGCGCTGCTCTCCATGGTCTGCATGAGCCTGCCGCTGGGCTACACGCTCGTCTTCAAGTTCCAGCTCGGGCTGCCCGGCATCTGGCTGGCGATCGCGGCGGACGAATGGATGCGCGGCTTGATTTTCTGGTACCGGTGGAAGAGCCGGGCCTGGGAGCAGAAGTCGCTCGTCGAGCCCCAGGCGGAAGCCGTCCCGGTGGCGCTCGGGGGATGA
- a CDS encoding SBBP repeat-containing protein, whose translation MALPEDNPSWLWQLGTEDDDAGTGIAASCEGTYSTGYTDGSFDGYSNLGNVDALLVKHSLDGVKQWSRQIGSMGMGMDVAVGVASFDIHGQCDNPVLYVAGHTSGRIAGTAAGELDVFLMKYDKAGTLLWSRQFGTPASDTATALATDKHGNVYVTGYTVGALAAESAGGQDFFLVKYDDAGTLLWKRQLGTPQHEQARGVACDAEANVYVGGHTFGYLDGNTNASNGTSTSDLFLTKYDASGQKLWTKQLGTPASEVTQGLATSRRTSGVVDIYLAGHTTGNFALPTKTGMDSDGLIVKFNDAGAVQWKKQLGTPGNDLFLAVTSDGGGNVYITGTSPNDIDTHAILDSDDVFLWALKDTGDVLVTRQIGSINPWNPRAQVDFGAGIATDKGSGVYIAGYTEGQFSSMASAGGKDLLVFKYAEGCSANTPAQCKLGYGWGDPHYVTFDGASYDFQGHGEFILTEASAGDLAIQARQLPWNGLTHLSVFSAFAMQLGRDRVGYYLGAVHPVKVNGQSVPISGELALPGGGRIFRQGGSYTFEWPTGDHLVISPEHNYVNAHLRLSPSRAGSLRGPLGNFNGNRADDFALRDGTSLVAPLSSTQMYEGEMAYVNSWRVSQAESLFDYGPGESTESFTDVHFPYPPAHTPSAGQQQQAQQLCQTAGVTSPILLKGCITDVAATGDASFAQSAAAMQGHAQRFH comes from the coding sequence ATGGCTCTCCCGGAAGACAATCCCTCCTGGCTGTGGCAGCTCGGGACCGAGGACGATGACGCCGGGACGGGCATCGCCGCCTCCTGTGAAGGCACCTACTCCACCGGATACACGGACGGCTCCTTCGATGGCTATTCGAACTTGGGCAACGTGGACGCCTTGCTGGTCAAGCACAGCCTGGACGGCGTGAAGCAGTGGTCTCGCCAGATCGGCAGCATGGGCATGGGCATGGACGTGGCCGTGGGCGTCGCCTCCTTTGACATCCATGGCCAGTGCGACAATCCAGTGCTCTATGTGGCAGGCCATACGTCGGGCAGAATCGCCGGAACGGCCGCGGGAGAGCTCGACGTTTTCCTCATGAAGTATGACAAGGCTGGCACTCTGCTGTGGTCACGCCAATTCGGAACCCCAGCCTCCGATACCGCGACCGCCCTTGCGACGGACAAGCACGGAAATGTCTATGTGACGGGATATACCGTGGGCGCGCTCGCGGCGGAGTCCGCAGGGGGCCAAGACTTCTTCCTCGTGAAGTATGACGACGCGGGGACGCTGCTGTGGAAGCGGCAGCTGGGCACTCCCCAGCATGAACAGGCCCGGGGCGTGGCGTGCGACGCCGAGGCCAACGTCTACGTGGGCGGCCATACCTTCGGATACCTCGATGGCAACACCAACGCCTCGAATGGCACCTCCACCTCCGACCTCTTCCTGACCAAGTACGACGCCTCGGGGCAGAAACTGTGGACGAAGCAACTGGGCACGCCCGCGAGCGAGGTAACGCAGGGCCTGGCTACCTCCCGGCGAACCAGTGGCGTGGTGGACATCTATCTGGCGGGCCACACCACCGGCAACTTCGCCCTGCCCACCAAGACGGGCATGGACTCCGACGGCCTCATCGTGAAGTTCAATGACGCGGGTGCGGTCCAGTGGAAAAAGCAGCTCGGGACGCCAGGCAATGATCTGTTCCTCGCGGTGACCTCGGATGGCGGCGGCAATGTGTACATCACCGGCACCAGCCCCAACGACATCGACACCCACGCAATCCTGGACAGCGATGACGTCTTCCTGTGGGCGCTCAAGGACACGGGCGACGTGCTCGTGACCCGTCAAATCGGGTCCATCAACCCATGGAATCCCCGCGCCCAGGTGGATTTTGGAGCGGGAATCGCCACCGACAAGGGCTCCGGCGTTTACATCGCGGGATACACCGAAGGGCAGTTTTCCAGCATGGCCAGCGCGGGTGGCAAGGATTTGCTCGTCTTCAAGTATGCAGAAGGGTGCAGCGCCAACACGCCTGCCCAATGCAAGTTGGGATACGGGTGGGGAGATCCCCACTACGTCACCTTCGACGGCGCCTCCTACGACTTCCAGGGCCATGGGGAGTTCATCCTGACCGAGGCCAGCGCGGGAGACCTTGCCATTCAAGCGCGCCAGCTGCCCTGGAATGGCTTGACGCACCTCAGCGTCTTCTCTGCCTTTGCCATGCAGCTTGGACGGGATCGCGTGGGCTACTACCTGGGGGCTGTCCATCCCGTGAAGGTGAACGGGCAGTCCGTACCCATCTCCGGGGAGCTGGCACTGCCCGGCGGCGGCCGCATTTTCCGGCAGGGGGGAAGCTATACCTTTGAATGGCCCACGGGCGACCACCTGGTGATCAGCCCGGAACACAACTACGTCAACGCCCACCTGCGCCTATCGCCTTCCCGTGCTGGCTCCTTGAGGGGTCCCCTGGGCAACTTCAACGGCAACCGGGCCGATGACTTCGCCTTGCGCGATGGAACCTCCCTCGTTGCCCCGCTTTCCTCCACCCAGATGTATGAGGGCGAGATGGCGTACGTGAACAGCTGGCGTGTCTCTCAGGCCGAGTCCCTCTTCGACTATGGCCCTGGCGAAAGCACGGAGTCTTTCACCGACGTCCATTTCCCCTACCCT